Proteins encoded in a region of the Stieleria neptunia genome:
- a CDS encoding Uma2 family endonuclease — protein sequence MSAAPRYLPHYTVADYRQWEGDWELWQGIPVSMTPSPFGPHQRIAKNVVFEIESQIRKQQCRASVLYEIDWIVSDETVVRPDVVLICGDAPEKHVESPPALVAEIQSESTAGRDREAKRDLYRENGVQTYLLIDPDGETLEAYRRTPTGDWKHEVVNETIRLSICDDCEIQIDRDSLFR from the coding sequence ATGTCAGCAGCCCCTCGCTATTTGCCGCACTACACCGTCGCAGACTATCGGCAGTGGGAAGGCGACTGGGAACTTTGGCAGGGGATCCCGGTGTCGATGACGCCAAGCCCGTTTGGTCCCCACCAGAGGATCGCCAAGAACGTGGTGTTTGAGATCGAGTCGCAAATCAGAAAACAGCAATGCCGCGCGAGCGTGCTGTACGAGATCGACTGGATCGTAAGCGACGAGACGGTGGTGCGTCCCGATGTGGTGCTGATCTGCGGAGACGCACCCGAAAAACACGTCGAAAGCCCGCCTGCGCTGGTCGCGGAAATTCAATCGGAATCGACGGCTGGGCGTGATCGCGAAGCCAAACGTGATTTGTATCGCGAAAACGGAGTGCAGACTTATCTGCTGATCGACCCGGATGGTGAGACGCTGGAGGCCTACCGACGAACGCCGACCGGGGACTGGAAGCACGAGGTCGTCAACGAAACCATCAGACTGTCGATCTGCGATGATTGCGAAATTCAGATCGATCGCGATTCGTTGTTTCGGTGA
- a CDS encoding DUF2784 domain-containing protein, translated as MYYKLLADLTVAIHFGYVAFVVLGVPLTMAGAVLGWGWVRNRWFRGIHLAMILVVVLEAWAGVTCPLTTLEKDFRSAAGGQAYQGDFIANWLHDAMFFDLEPWAFTVGYTLFGAWVVANLVFVAPRWRQSS; from the coding sequence ATGTATTACAAGCTACTCGCCGATCTGACCGTCGCGATTCATTTCGGATATGTCGCGTTCGTCGTCTTGGGAGTTCCGTTGACGATGGCCGGCGCGGTGTTGGGCTGGGGTTGGGTGCGGAATCGCTGGTTTCGTGGCATTCATTTGGCGATGATCCTGGTGGTCGTGCTGGAAGCCTGGGCGGGTGTGACGTGTCCGCTGACGACGCTGGAAAAGGACTTTCGATCAGCCGCGGGGGGACAGGCTTACCAAGGGGATTTCATCGCCAATTGGCTGCATGACGCGATGTTTTTTGATCTGGAGCCGTGGGCGTTTACGGTCGGTTACACGCTGTTCGGTGCATGGGTCGTCGCGAATTTGGTGTTCGTTGCGCCGCGCTGGCGGCAAAGCAGTTGA